The Humulus lupulus chromosome 7, drHumLupu1.1, whole genome shotgun sequence region AACTCCAACCACCCTTGACGCCAGTGCTTCCCACTGAATCCGGTAAGCTCTCACCGTCGTCTCCTGCTTTGCGGATAATAGCTCCTCCGTCGTCGACCCCACCGGAACCGATCGGAATCGCACCATCAGCAAATGTTTCAGCAGAGCCCATGAAGTGATTGGGCGCCTTGAATGTTCCCACTGGAACCACGTGAGTGCATCCCCTTCCAACCCGATAATCGCCGCCTCCAACATGTGAGCTTCTGTGAGACAATTCAGCAAGAAGTAACGCTCCACGCGAAATACCCAGCCATCTGGGTTCTCGCCCGAGAACAAGAGTAGCTCCATCCGCGGCGGCCTGAAATCCCGAGCTGTGTGTGGCTCCAATGGCGGTGTCGGATAGCTCGATGAAGGTGCTGGTGGTGGATGCGTCGCCGACGGAGGACCCATCGGTTGATGCAATGACGAACTATCTCCTTCAACTGCCTTCCCATGCCGATCCTCCGCCGCACTCGGACCAACATCTCCCATACGATTTGAAGATTGCAACAGCTGAGTGATATGGGTAATCAAGTACTCTACCTTCTTTTCCAATTCTGGGATCCTCTGTGTATCAGCGCGTAATGCTTCCAATTCTTGCGGAAAGTGCTGCATCTGTGCTCGAATTTCTGACACCTCCTGCCGAAGCTCCGAGTGAACTTCCTCGATCTTCTCCTCCACCAATTCTATTTGAACATTCGGCTTATAAAGGATCTGGACTCTGATACCACTTGGTATGATATTGCTAGTAATTAACAGTAAGGAATTAGTAACTGAGCTCAAAATAAACTCCTCAACAGCCTTTTCATTGAAAATACCCAGAATTCAAGAGCTGGGTTCTCTCCAAATACAATATGATTTCTCAGTAAAAGAATGCACACTCTGCTCTACTTCTCTCCTCTATTTATACTAAGGCTTATCAATTCTACTGTGTTCCCCTTACACAATACAAAATCCCTTCTAACTAACTCTCCTCACTCCCACTATCTGCTGACCTGTCATTCTTTCTGCCTTTACCCCTCCTAGCATATACATAAGTCAATGGTGGTCTAACAAATATTTTATGGCTTTAAAATAGCAAGCACCTTTGTAATTTCAAATTCCATGACTGGGATTTTTCTTGAGCTAGGATCCATCAAATGGCGCAGAAATCTAGGAGCTCCAAATGTTAAAGAATCCATATCTTCAGAAGCCACACCATAAACCTAAAAATAAACAGAcacaaaaaataaatgaataaaaataataatactgATCTATTACTCACACTATTGACACATTCAAGCAAAACTTGGAATATAATTAACTTTGTGAGGCATTCCCCTTCACAATGAAACATATAGAGTTTGACATCAGTACTGATGTAAACATGTTTTAAACAATCAAGCAAAACCAGTAGAATATCACTCAAATAGGATGCATGGATTTGTCAAGCTGAAATTCTTATACAATGCTGTCAAGAAATAGGTTATGCTGTTTCTACACGccataataataatttattttctttcagtgTATTAAATGTAGTAAACAAAATAATTGAGAATGTAAGAGATTTTCTTGCCTTCCCCAATTTGCAAAGTGCAGCGCACTGTGCTTCTGCTTCTGAAGGAGCCTACGAAAACCAAACCATTTTCCCTTATAAGCAAGGCAGTATTTGTATATCCTATATACTTAAAGGTCACGTCAGCCAAAATGACCTAATGTTACCTCAATTACAGGAACACCCATGAGCTTTAAAAGCCTTTTGCAGTCATCATTGTGCTGCTTCGTCACCTGCCAAAAATAAGAGCACTTCAGATTAAAAAGCATGCACAAAAGACAATACAAGTAAGAATCAAATGCAAATGCCTAGCAGCTGATAAAAGAGCAGCAGAAGTAAACAACCCACTTTCACAGTCCGTTTGCTGAATTTCTCAATGTCTTCCTTGTTGCCAGACTGCAAAGACAAGAAAAGGTATACCATAATTTTAAAGTAGAAAAGAAAGCCAAGTAAAGAAATAGGAAAATAAAGTAAACATGGAAGTGCATACCTCCATGGCCGCAGCCAAATCCTCGGTTGCATCTGCCCTCTTTGAATACCTGTGTCATAATCAAAGTTAGGAAAAACACTAGGAGAGAAAGAAAAAGCTCTTCAATGCACTTTGTTTTTCTTGTTTATGCTGGGTGTTACAGTTTGATTAATAAGAAGGGGGAAAAAAAGGCAAGCTTGGTGGTACTAGGAAGTAGTACCGTTTCGCCAGTTCTTGCTTTTTCAACTCTGGAGGTTTCCCGTCAAAAACATAGCtgaatttaaatattaataaattagtCCAAAACTTATCAATCGGTCAACGAATTATGAAACGAGTAGAAAATATAGACTTACACTGGCTTAATTCCGGCCTCCAGAAGTCTAATTGTCCTCGCAAACATACCTTGCAAATGACTGCAAAAAGCCAAGAAGAAGAAAACCCATCTCAAAACAACATAATACAACTCAAGAGAATTCAATAACTAAGTTTAGGCTTTCTAGCAAAATTTCACTCAAAATAGGAAATGTTGCTTAAGTGAAGAATTTGTCAAACCTAGTAACTTCACCAGCTTCATTGGTCAACATCTCAGTCCCACTTCTTCCCACAACAATCTACCAGAATTGAAAGAAACCCACATCAAAACTAAGCCCAAAAAAAACAACAGAACATACTTAGGTGAACATTACAAGCAAGTACATAAAGACAAAGAAAAGAATGTGCATACGAGAAATTGGTATATGCTCATGCTGGCATCCACAGCGATCTTACGGCCAAAATAGCTCTCGAATTTTTGCTCTTTCATGGACTTTGGGGCATTATCCGCCAAAAGCTTCGTTAAACCCTAAAGGCCCAACAATAAACCACGGGCTAAGAATCGGAAATAACAACTAAAAGCCATGAACCAAATAAGAAAATGATCTCAGAAATGAACTACCTTAATACCCATTTTTGATTGAGCTCGGAGAAGATGATGCTCTGTAGATTTTGGGGGTTAGGGATGACGCTCTTTCCCGCCTTTTGCAGAAACTCCCCTCTCACTCAACAGTGAGGCCTATTATATACTGTTGGATCACACGTGTATCATCTCTTTAGTAGGCCTCAATTTGGGTTTTCTTTCAAGGGACCTTTTGTACTTTTCATTTTGCATAATGACACATTTTCATTTTGGTTCTAAAAAATACCACACTTATTCTAACTAAAAAATATGGTACTTTcgttttagtgttttttttttctgttattTCGCAGGTAAAATTATTGTTGGCTCATATTTTAGCCAACcactaatttaataaaataaggaAAAATTGTTCATAAATTCAGAGAATATTAAATATGTAAATGCTCTTGAATACAATAGAGTCTAAAAAATGCTAAAGCTTCATCTCCCCGGGATTGGATACACAAGGAGTAAGTAATACTCATTATCAGTAATGACTATATGTCGTATTTTTTAGgaaataaataagatattttattaaCTATATGAAGTAAAGATACAAATACACACTATATATTAAACAGACGACGAATAAATGGCGACTAAACATACATCGATTAGCCTCCTTCGACTTGGTGAACAACTTACTCTTGGTGTCTTAGGGCACGTTTGGTACATCATATTGTATTGTATAGTATTATTTTTATACAACATTGCGTTTGGTATTCCCTTGTATTAAAATGttgtattaaattatattatgtttAGTACGCAACTgaattgtattgtattgtattaattaaaattaaataaaataagtatTTTAAAACAATATCATATGTGATACTACCCCGACCCCAGCCTTAGACCCCGGAACCCAGTCCTAGCAGGGATCTCAACCCAGCACTAGTCGTAGCCCCAGCCTCGGACTCGGACACTGACCCTAGCCCCGACCACGGACTCCAAACCCGAAACCAAACTCGGACCCGGCCCTGCCCCAGCCCTGGCCCCGGCCCCAAACCCCAGTCCCGAACGCAGTCCCTGGCCCTGGCCTCAGGCTCTGGACCTTACCACAATACaacttaatttcaaaaatattacaatacGAGTTAACACATACCATTTCTTGTGTATTTAATAATATGATTGCTATTGTATTAAATTTTGtgattataataattaatacaatACAAAATTCGATCCAAATATAGTGTTCTACTTATTTAATACAATACGTTCTCCTTATACGTCCTGCCAAACGTGCCCTTAGTAGCTTATTTTTGTCACACCATTGATCACGtcctgggtcaaaaataggtttaAAGATCATTACCTTTTACATCTATTACATTatacaaatttttatatattatattttatgataatatgTTATTTCATGTCTACTCACGcaaatttatatatactatataataTAAGAAAGGGTTTCTATTATCCCTAAAATTTCAATTCAATGacatggcaatcagaagtgacaagtggtaGTGCATGGTCATCAAGTGgcacattaatggtcaataaataTGTTGACTAAGGGAAGTGAAAATGTTAGAAATTGACTTACGGAGTTTGTGATATCACTGGTCGAAAGAACATTAGCCGAAAAGATGATTTTATCTGGTCAAGAAGCAATTTTCCCAACCAGGTAAGAATTTACCTGGCCAGGAAGTGATTTGCCAACCAGGTAAGAATTTAACTGGTCAGGGAGTGTTTTACCCGACCAGTTATGTCAGAAAGGAGTTTCACCTGACCAGTTACATCAGAAAGGTCTTTTACCCGACCAGTTATATCAGATTGGagtttcacccgaccagttacaTCAAAAAGATGTTTTACCCGACCAGCTACATCAGAAGAAAGATTTAGCCGACTAGCTATGTCAGATTGAGGAGTGCAGCCGACCGGATGTTTCAGAAGCTCAGGAGTTAACTGCCCAATGACTTCTTTGCAGAACTTCAGTAACAACTTCAGCCAGAATCACCCGTAACTACCGcgcgaatctctcagatatcccgaagtaatagccatatcgttatattttaaatttgttttattaGTTAGAGTTGGTTAAAACAACTAGATATTCCCTCAATTCAGGGGATCTTtcttgtacgatccatgagcctataaataaagagctcatgacATCATTTTAGTGGACTAGGGAATCCTTCTTTTGGAGACTCTTACTTGGGGATTCTTGGCAGTATTTTCTGAGGGAGCTTAGAGAGAAAAGCtggtattctctagagagagaaactttgtgtaacgccctacttcctcagagtcgttactaagtgagttaaaaatatgccattagctcgctaatcgaggttttaggttaaaagtgtagctaaactgtaataaaagtcgttttaaggcatttaatataaaaatgtgcccattcattgaaaatgtaaagagttatacatttgggatcccaaaatactgtttagaaatactttacatctcaaaatacatttaaggtcgattTAGACGACAAATCTACCAATAcattacatcttcccaaaataaccctggttgtggcagccagataggccgaacatgtacccgtcgctccacactctccgtactcatggttgatcgaccttttctttacccttacctgctccatagagcacctgtgagccgaagcctagcaagaaaactaacatataacatatgcatagaagtCAACAATGTAGCAagacagccaacaggctaaacatataacgGTCAACGTCGTCCcagacgctttaccaggccctgggttcgcagtcttcaccgAAAGGATGACTCTAGCATCCTAGGAGGATCTCGCCCTAACGGCTTGTACTTCGCATGCTCAACGCCGATCATGgtcccttgccgtactcgacttCCTGTCATTCTCAGCCTTCGTCATTCCCGTCCTTCGCCATTCCCAGCCTTTACCGTtttcggccttcgtcgttcactcacaaatatgcatcacatagcataatatcaacaaatatttaaacatataacaatagggctacaccctgcaattcaatcaatagggccacgcctgcaatacaaacattagggctacgccctgcaatacaaacaacagggctacgccccgcaataCAAACAAcagggctacgccccgcaataCAAAcattagggctacgccctgctctatgggtacaacagttttcttacctatgtctcgagctatctgagcactgcaatcccgagcacagtcccctaacccgagcctcgttgaaaacctagtcacaacgcattcataataaccatccatcaagttctaaaccaataaataatttCATAATATAAATCtcgcctccgggaccttggattctatcgatttgggtagtaaaatccttccagAGCCTTAACacttgagttcccgagctaaaaaccttcaaacatcCTACATTTcacatttgagtcgcggcccagccccttaagggtcgcggcgcgctcaagtcagaggcaaaaatgcctctctgctgagggACACGGGACGTGGTGCGCTATACCTTGCACCGTGACGCGCCTAGGTAGacagaggcttccagcctcttcgacacacgTGGGCTGCGACGCTTGAAAAATAGGGTCGCAGCTCGAGCCTCCAAACCTAGAAAATCACCATTTTCTCAACATTTTTCTCCAAACTTAACCCTTAAATTCTCACCCTAAACACCAACTAAACCCAGAACTAAGTTTGGATTTCTTATTCACATACCCTAAATATCACAACAAATCCATAAACAATCCCATATACTCAGCAAACACCCATAACTAAACTTATAATCCATTTTCATGCAAGCCCAAGGTTCTAACACAATCCAACAAAATTCAACAGTAAGATTAAATTAAGGAGTTTACCTCTGCACTTAATTCAGTTCTTTAACTGATTCCCTGTGTTTTCAAGCTTCCAATCCACCAATCCTTTAGCCTAAACCCTCAAATTTTCTTCAAATTCCTCAAGCACCATGAGAGGGGAGAGAAAGCCATGAGACAGAGAGAGAGTTGGGATTCCTTCTGTTTCTTTCTAAATGACCCTAGAACCTCAGCTGCCTAAGTGATCAAACCACTCCCTAGtcaaaagtccaaaataccccttaagcttatctaaaccttcaaatgccaccaagggcaattctgtcatttgccacatcccgctaactcctcaagtgtttctataaatccccgtttaatcccgacatgtacaaatcattactaaattactacccattacttggtcattcccgaacacatataacactcccaaaatacccctaggctcctcccgagtcgggtatttgaccccgttgtgacttcctagataaactgctctctaggaccgtctcagatcgtgcatcacaaatatatcaccactcactcatggtatcaatcacgatatgcaaaaatattacatttatgcccctaatagctagatggggcccacatgcatatttaattcacctaaacatgcatttctaatcacgtaatcattaaattcacatattaacataattaaatcaattattgccctcacagcatgctaatcaaggccaaaagccttattagcaaatttgggacgctacaactatcccctccttatagaaatttcatcctcgaaactacctgaataactcgggatactgatcccgcatttctgtctcaagttcccaagtcgcctcttccactttgttgttcctccacagcactttcactaaggcgatggtcttgctctgcaagactttatcctttcagtCGAGattctgaaccggcttctcttcatacgataaatcctgatctagctccaagttctcataactcagcacgtatGCAgaatctgaaacatacttctgaagcatggatacatggaacacattgtgaacccctgatagagctggaggcatcgccaatctgtaagctacctctccaacccgttccagaatctcaaaggggccaacatacctagggctcagcttgccccgtacaccaaaccatttcacccttcttaagggagaaactctgagaaacacatggtcaccgacttgaaactctacgctcttgcgtctcaagtctgagtaactcttctactgactctaggaggcgagcattcgagctctaatcttctcaatcgcctcattggtcctctgaacaacctcaggacctagatatctcctctcacccgtctcatcccaatggataggtgatttgcacttcctcccatataacatctcatacggagccactctgatagttgtctgataactgttattgtacgaaaactcaatcaaagggagatacatACTCCAAGATCCTCCAAAATCCAACAcgcaggctcgtaacatatcctccagtatctgaatcgtcctctcagactgtccattcgtctgaggatgataagcggtactaaaccgtaactgtgtacccatagccttctgcaggctctcccaaaacttagaggtgaaggtggggtccctgtcggatactatcgatctaggagccccatgtagtcacacgatttccttcacatacaattcagcatactgctccacggtataagttgtcctaacaggcaaaaagtgggcggacttggaatacctatccacaataacccacactgaatcatgttgtcccacggtcttcggtaattcaaccatgaagtccatggtgatatcctcccatttccactctggaatccctagaggttgcaacaaccccgctggcctctgatgttcatcctttacctgctgacaagtcaaacacatGGCCACATAAtcaaccacatccctcttcatccttggccaccaatgcaaagttctcaaatcttggtacatcttcttcgtacccagatgtaaagaatagggtgtggtatgagactcatccaagatctctcactTGATTCCAAAATCCATCGGAATGCAAATCTGGctcttgtacttcagtaatcccatctctgaattAGAAAAGTCTTTAGCCCTCCGGCTAAGACGCcctctttgtgctctctcaactggggatcctccccctgtgcctccttgatcctctcaaggagcgtagactgaagagtgatgttagttaactgaccaaccaccaactctatatctgctctagtcatctcttcagctaacttgtttgatatctgcctcgaactgaatagctgtcctgggcccttccgactcagcaCGTCGCCCACCACATTgaccttcccaggatgatatagaatatcacaatcatcatcctttaccaattctagccaacatcTTTGGTgcatgttcagatccttttgagtaaggaagtacttcaaactcttatgttcggtgtatatttcacatttctcaccatataaataatgtctccaaaccttaagtgcaaatatcACTACCAtcaattccaaatcatgtgtgggatacctctgttggtattccttcaactgccttgaTGCGTTGGCTattacctttccagcttgcatcagaacacatcccaaaccttgtcgggaagcatcacaatagactacaaacttctcattgtctaacGGCAGACTCAATAGTGgagtggtgatcagtcgccgcttcaactctttgaaatgTTTCTTACAcctatctgtccacacatacttagtcttcttacgtgTCAATTCGGTTAATGGTGTGcctattctagagaatccctcgATGAActgccgatagtaccctgccaatcccaaaaagctcctaacctctggtacactactcggcctgggccaatccctcactgcctcaatcttacttgggtcaaccagaatcctctccttactgaaaatatgacccagaaatgttacttggggtagccaaactcacacttgctgaacttagcatataacctatgctttcTTAACCGCTATAATACCAGGcatagatgttgctcgtgctctttctctaactgagagtacaccagtatgtcatcaatgaatatgatcacaaacttgtctagataatccttgaagaccctattcatcaagtccataaagggtGTTGGggtgttggttaatccaaaggacataaccaggaattcatagtgtacATACCTCATGCGGAAAGCAGTCTTTCATTGATGGTAGCCTGACCAaagatcgatcttagagaatactgtCTTTCCTTGTAACTggtcaaataagtcgtcgatcctaggtaggggtacttgttcttagtggtcaacttgttcaactccctgtagtcaatacacattcttaaagatccattcttcttcttgacgaacaacattggagcaccccatggcgaaaaactcggtcggatgaatcccaaatccagtaactcttacaactgaatcttcagttccttcaactctgtcggagccattctataaggtgtcctagatactggctccgcccctggcgccaactctatgacgaaatcaatctctcggtgtggcggcaaccctagaAAATCTGCAGGGAACAAATCAAGAAACTCATAtactagtctggtctcctccAGTCCAATCGACACAActttagaggtatccacaatgtttgctaggaattctatgcaaccctcttgcatcagaTCTCTAActttcagtgctgaaatcataggtactcgcggcccactcactgtccccaggaatacaaatggtacctccccttctgatTCAAAGGTTACCATTCTGTGCTTGTAGTCAATCGTCGCCCTGTACTttaataaccaatccatccctaggatcatatcaaagtcatccatcgctaactcaatcagatcaacagacaatttCCTAATGTCTATCTCTACTgataatgctctaacccatcttctagagactaccaattccccagttggcaacaaagtctgaaatcccctagcatacaaatcactaggtctacacaattgatctatcactctagcagatacaaataaatgagtagcccctgagtcaatcaatgcagtaaaagaagaaccagcactagaaatctgacctgttatgattgaggggctagcctcagcctcagtctgggtcaaggtaaatactttgGCAGGAGTAAGACTGTCGCTCTGTTTTGGCTTTTCCTTTCTAGCTTGTGGGAAATTCTTCTTCAAATGGCTGATGCTCCCACAAGCAAAGCatgccctgatcctgcactctccctaatgtcgtcgtctgcactAAGGGCACactaggaaactcctccagttgtctcccc contains the following coding sequences:
- the LOC133788291 gene encoding flap endonuclease 1 isoform X1; translated protein: MGIKGLTKLLADNAPKSMKEQKFESYFGRKIAVDASMSIYQFLIVVGRSGTEMLTNEAGEVTSHLQGMFARTIRLLEAGIKPVYVFDGKPPELKKQELAKRYSKRADATEDLAAAMESGNKEDIEKFSKRTVKVTKQHNDDCKRLLKLMGVPVIEAPSEAEAQCAALCKLGKVYGVASEDMDSLTFGAPRFLRHLMDPSSRKIPVMEFEITKILEELNLTMDQFIDLCILSGCDYCDSIRGIGGLTALKLIRQHGSIENILENINKERYQIPDNWPYREARQLFKEPQVYTNEEEPEIKWTAPDEEGLITFLVNENGFNSDRVTKAIEKIKVAKNKSSQGRLESFFKPVANPAVPIKRKGSKCVLRSPKPALKPKVFSLKACNSFGNKSIGGLGLAILDLGFKYPMPLSKGVCFAG
- the LOC133788291 gene encoding flap endonuclease 1 isoform X2, with protein sequence MGIKGLTKLLADNAPKSMKEQKFESYFGRKIAVDASMSIYQFLIVVGRSGTEMLTNEAGEVTSHLQGMFARTIRLLEAGIKPVYVFDGKPPELKKQELAKRYSKRADATEDLAAAMESGNKEDIEKFSKRTVKVTKQHNDDCKRLLKLMGVPVIEAPSEAEAQCAALCKLGKVYGVASEDMDSLTFGAPRFLRHLMDPSSRKIPVMEFEITKILEELNLTMDQFIDLCILSGCDYCDSIRGIGGLTALKLIRQHGSIENILENINKERYQIPDNWPYREARQLFKEPQVYTNEEEPEIKWTAPDEEGLITFLVNENGFNSDRVTKAIEKIKVAKNKSSQGRLESFFKPVANPAVPIKRKETPVNTASKAASNKKSKAGGGKKKK